One segment of Streptomyces sp. TG1A-8 DNA contains the following:
- a CDS encoding Ig-like domain-containing protein, which translates to MRHVQGRARRAGAALAAVLTWAGLLAGAAGCSADGRGPLGTGGPPGRPPAPEDVIRVTPDDGSGVVRPGGRLRVRAPGGRLERVSVVRSQDARDSPVPGHIAADGRTWEPDEKRLALAAEYTVDAVARDAHGRRAARHTTFTTYVPEERFIGYVTPGNRSTVGTGMIVSLSFSHGITDRAAVERAVRVTARPSVEIRPHWFGRSRLDFRPEHYWKPGTEVTVGLRLRDVEGAPGVYGLQDRTFAFTVGRDQVSRVDAAGHTMQVRRDGRLLATVPVTAGAPGTATYNGRMVVMEMYEVTRMDSRTVGFGGEYDIPDVPHAMKLTDSGTFLHGNYWAPDAPGRANVSHGCVGLRDVKGGSPDTPAGWFFDRSLIGDVVEVVHSRDGTVAADNGLGGWNMTWREWKAGGAVE; encoded by the coding sequence GTGAGGCACGTACAAGGACGCGCACGGCGCGCGGGGGCCGCGCTGGCCGCCGTACTGACATGGGCGGGACTGCTGGCGGGGGCGGCCGGCTGCTCCGCGGACGGCCGGGGCCCGCTGGGCACCGGCGGGCCCCCCGGCAGGCCCCCGGCCCCCGAGGACGTCATCCGCGTCACCCCGGACGACGGCAGCGGGGTCGTCCGTCCCGGCGGGCGGCTGCGGGTGCGGGCGCCCGGCGGCCGGCTGGAGAGGGTGAGCGTCGTCAGGTCCCAGGACGCCCGCGACTCCCCGGTCCCCGGGCACATCGCCGCCGACGGGCGGACCTGGGAACCGGACGAGAAGCGGCTGGCCCTCGCCGCCGAGTACACCGTGGACGCGGTCGCGCGGGACGCCCACGGCCGCCGCGCGGCCCGGCACACCACCTTCACGACGTACGTCCCCGAGGAGCGGTTCATCGGCTACGTCACCCCCGGGAACCGCTCCACGGTCGGCACCGGCATGATCGTCTCCCTCTCCTTCAGCCACGGGATCACCGACCGCGCCGCCGTCGAACGCGCCGTGCGGGTCACCGCCAGGCCGTCCGTGGAGATCCGGCCGCACTGGTTCGGCAGGAGCCGCCTGGACTTCCGCCCCGAGCACTACTGGAAGCCCGGCACCGAGGTCACCGTCGGCCTCCGGCTGCGGGACGTCGAAGGGGCGCCCGGGGTCTACGGGCTGCAGGACCGGACGTTCGCCTTCACCGTCGGCCGCGACCAGGTCTCCCGCGTCGACGCGGCCGGGCACACCATGCAGGTCCGGCGCGACGGACGGCTGCTGGCCACCGTGCCGGTCACCGCGGGCGCCCCCGGGACCGCCACCTACAACGGCAGGATGGTGGTGATGGAGATGTACGAGGTGACCCGCATGGACAGCCGCACGGTCGGCTTCGGCGGCGAGTACGACATCCCCGACGTCCCGCACGCCATGAAGCTCACCGACTCCGGCACCTTCCTGCACGGCAACTACTGGGCGCCGGACGCCCCCGGCCGGGCCAACGTCAGCCACGGCTGCGTGGGCCTCAGGGACGTCAAGGGCGGCAGCCCGGACACCCCCGCGGGCTGGTTCTTCGACCGCAGTCTCATCGGGGACGTCGTCGAGGTCGTGCACAGCCGGGACGGAACGGTCGCCGCCGACAACGGCCTCGGAGGGTGGAACATGACCTGGCGGGAGTGGAAGGCGGGCGGCGCGGTCGAGTGA
- the glgX gene encoding glycogen debranching protein GlgX: MTSAAEQRARAKEPAAESGHQAAAAGGARRPVPSGPPVWPGAPTPLGARFRVGPDGVAGTNFALWAGGAEAVRLCLFDERGREAQVPLTELTHEIWHGFVPGVMPGQRYGYRVDGRWDPWTGARWNPAKLLLDPYARAVDGSGDNDYGRLPPEVYGHVRDWPEQHVADTVRDDRDSAPFVPKGVVVHDDDDWSGDRRPKTPWADSVIYELHVRGFTRLHPGIPEELRGTYAGLAHPAALDHLVRLGVTAVELLPVHQFAHEDHLLRRGMRNYWGYNSIGYFAPHAAYAASGTAGQQVGEFKRMVRALHAAGIEVILDVVYNHTAEAGELGPTLSLKGIDNRGYYRLQDDARRYADYTGCGNTLHVVQPQVLRLITDSLRYWVTEMGVDGFRFDLAAALARSMHDVDMLSPFLAVIAQDPVLRRVKLIAEPWDIGSGGYQVGAFPPLWTEWNDRYRNAVRDFWRGALPDVRDLGYRLSGSSDLYAWGGRRPYASVNFVTAHDGFTLRDLVSYEAKHNEDNGEDNRDGTDDNRSWNCGAEGETDDGRIRALRRRQLRNLLTTLLLSTGVPMLVAGDELGRTQGGNNNAYCQDNEVSWLDWSLLDDPAWRPLFDLTSRLIALRHRHPVLRRRAFFSGRAHSADGLRDLAWFTPRGEEMTEGDWYAPAATLGMYLSGRDIPGRDERGAPVLDDSFLAVLHPGDRPARFVLPGPPWAERYEVVVDTSREDQTGAPGTVHRAGARITVPERAVLLLRAE, from the coding sequence GTGACGAGCGCAGCCGAGCAGCGGGCACGGGCGAAGGAGCCGGCCGCCGAGAGCGGGCACCAGGCCGCGGCGGCCGGCGGCGCCCGGCGCCCCGTGCCGTCCGGCCCGCCCGTGTGGCCGGGTGCGCCGACCCCGCTGGGGGCCCGGTTCCGGGTCGGCCCGGACGGGGTCGCGGGCACCAACTTCGCGCTGTGGGCGGGCGGGGCCGAGGCGGTCCGGCTGTGCCTGTTCGACGAGCGCGGCCGGGAGGCGCAGGTCCCGCTGACCGAGCTGACGCACGAGATCTGGCACGGCTTCGTGCCGGGCGTGATGCCCGGGCAGCGGTACGGCTACCGGGTGGACGGCCGCTGGGACCCGTGGACCGGTGCCCGCTGGAACCCGGCGAAGCTGCTGCTGGACCCCTACGCGCGGGCGGTGGACGGGTCCGGGGACAACGACTACGGCCGGCTGCCGCCGGAGGTCTACGGGCACGTGCGGGACTGGCCGGAGCAGCACGTCGCCGACACCGTGCGCGACGACCGGGACTCGGCGCCGTTCGTGCCCAAGGGGGTCGTCGTGCACGACGACGACGACTGGTCCGGCGACCGGCGCCCCAAGACGCCGTGGGCGGACTCGGTGATCTACGAACTGCACGTGCGGGGCTTCACCCGGCTGCACCCCGGCATCCCCGAGGAGCTGCGCGGCACCTACGCGGGGCTGGCGCACCCGGCCGCCCTGGACCACCTGGTGCGGCTGGGCGTCACGGCCGTCGAGCTGCTGCCCGTCCACCAGTTCGCGCACGAGGACCACCTGCTGCGCCGGGGCATGAGGAACTACTGGGGCTACAACTCCATCGGCTACTTCGCCCCGCACGCCGCCTACGCGGCCTCCGGCACCGCGGGCCAGCAGGTCGGCGAGTTCAAGCGGATGGTCCGCGCGCTGCACGCGGCCGGCATCGAGGTGATCCTCGACGTGGTCTACAACCACACCGCCGAGGCCGGGGAACTGGGTCCCACGCTGTCCCTCAAGGGCATCGACAACCGCGGCTACTACCGCCTCCAGGACGACGCCCGCCGGTACGCCGACTACACCGGCTGCGGCAACACCCTGCACGTCGTCCAGCCGCAGGTGCTGCGCCTGATCACGGACTCGCTGCGGTACTGGGTCACGGAGATGGGCGTGGACGGCTTCCGGTTCGACCTGGCCGCCGCGCTCGCCCGCTCCATGCACGACGTCGACATGCTCTCCCCCTTCCTGGCGGTGATCGCCCAGGACCCGGTGCTGCGCCGGGTGAAGCTGATCGCCGAGCCCTGGGACATCGGCTCCGGCGGCTACCAGGTGGGTGCCTTCCCGCCGCTGTGGACGGAGTGGAACGACCGCTACCGCAACGCCGTGCGGGACTTCTGGCGGGGCGCGCTGCCCGACGTGCGCGACCTCGGCTACCGGCTGTCCGGTTCCAGCGACCTGTACGCCTGGGGCGGCCGGCGCCCCTACGCCTCGGTCAACTTCGTCACCGCGCACGACGGTTTCACCCTGCGCGACCTGGTGTCGTACGAGGCCAAGCACAACGAGGACAACGGCGAGGACAACCGGGACGGCACGGACGACAACCGGTCCTGGAACTGCGGGGCGGAAGGGGAGACCGACGACGGGCGAATACGGGCGCTGCGCCGCCGCCAGCTGCGGAACCTGCTGACCACCCTGCTGCTGTCCACCGGCGTGCCCATGCTGGTGGCCGGCGACGAACTCGGCCGCACCCAGGGCGGCAACAACAACGCCTACTGCCAGGACAACGAGGTGAGCTGGCTGGACTGGTCCCTGCTGGACGACCCGGCCTGGCGCCCCCTGTTCGACCTGACCTCCCGGCTGATCGCCCTGCGCCACCGGCACCCGGTGCTGCGCCGCCGCGCCTTCTTCTCCGGCCGCGCCCACTCGGCGGACGGGCTGCGCGACCTGGCCTGGTTCACCCCGCGGGGCGAGGAGATGACCGAGGGCGACTGGTACGCCCCCGCGGCCACGCTCGGCATGTACCTGTCCGGGCGGGACATACCGGGCCGGGACGAGCGGGGCGCGCCCGTCCTGGACGACAGCTTCCTGGCCGTGCTGCACCCGGGCGACCGGCCGGCCCGGTTCGTCCTGCCGGGGCCGCCGTGGGCGGAGCGCTACGAGGTGGTGGTGGACACCTCGCGCGAGGACCAGACCGGGGCGCCGGGCACGGTGCACCGGGCGGGCGCGCGGATCACGGTCCCGGAGCGGGCCGTCCTGCTGCTCCGGGCGGAGTAG